The Capsicum annuum cultivar UCD-10X-F1 chromosome 3, UCD10Xv1.1, whole genome shotgun sequence genomic sequence TGTACATACTCCAAATCATTAACAAAAATAAGTCGTCCGCCGTGGAGTTTACCAACGAATGTTACCACGAAatcatttctctctctctatctctctctcccCTCACGAattctctctctattttcttcatcctctcctcagatctagtgtgtgtgtgaaggcAAATCGATCCTAACAGAATAGGGATAACTAATTTCGAAATTAATTTAGAAGATGAGTTTATCTCATATTTGGTTGGAACAAAATGCATGGGATAACTCATTTCAGAATCAGTTATCCCTTATCCCGAGATTGTAGTGGTTTTCTTATTCCACCTTGAGGATGGGATAAAATCTCGAAATTAGTAATCTCGGGATAACATGTTTTCCTATTAAACGATCCCTATGTGTAGTGGGCCATGGTCCATTGACGGCGCTGGGCTTTATTCTTTTGATTTTATGGGCCGCACTTACCCACTCAATATACTTTGTATGGCCCACTTACCTATTTTGCTATATTATAGGCTCATTTtaaatttattgtaattttttgtccttttattATGTCTACCAAATTCCTTTTAAGTTATTGTGGGGGGCATTATGACccttaataaagaaaaaaaaaaaaacatcaactTTTGCATAATCATGTCCTTCCCATTCTTTTGTTACTTTTTTATTTAAGTGGTTTAATTAAGGTGTAGGAAAATGTTTTttcgagaaaaataaaaaaagctgGTTTCTAACAGtgtttaatacatatatatataaatattatttgaaagtatttatatacataatttaaataagtACTATAAGAGGTGGGTGGAGCCGGGGGTATttttatgaaccaattgtcccacattgaaaaaatagagaaatgctaatgGGGTTATATaccaaatgggttctcccacctattaagactagtcttttgggttgggctctcccgtttggtttataacattggtgctCTCATTGAGAGTCCCATGCGTTGGGCCGTGACTCAAAGTGATGGTCTGGACCTAAGAGAGGTGCCAGCCGTAACAAACAGGGCGCGTAGCCATGACCAACGAGGATCGGTCCACGCGTGGAGCCGCAACTTAGAGTGAtggtgggagaacccatttgcCCTATAAACCCCTTAGCATTGGGTTGGGCTCTCCCGAAAAGACTAGTCTGATAGGTGGGAGAACTCATTTGTCCTATAAagcccttagcatttctctattttttcaatgtgggacaattggttcataacaggTATGGGGTTGGTGTGATAGAGTTGGGGTGAAGATGATGTATGTTGAAAGAGCGAGATGACACAATGAGGGATTGTTTGGTAGAAGACATAGGAAAAATAATCTTGAGATAAAGTTTGGGATTAACTTTATTCCATATTTGGCATAAGGTATTATTTAATACCGGGACTATTTTATCCCAccatttgtaaaaaaaaaaaaaaaaaaaaaaaaaatgatggaaTTACTATCTCATGAAGagggagggataaaataatcccatgAGATATCCCATCTCATGGGATTTCGTTAGTTATCCCATCCAGTGTACCAAACGACTCTTGAATGTGAAATACTACTTACAGAACTTGTTTTCACTACTTCCATTAAAAAAATAGTCAACAATAGAACAACAACATACGTTTATACATCATTGGATgtttgaataaaatatataatttatgcattttataaaattatgtttatacattttataaatagtataatttataAATCactaaaattatattatatatatatatataatagatatcgAACCCTATTcgattaatttttcttcaaattttgaagtccttcatgaaaattttgattccgCCTCTGagcaatattcaatttttttcgaGAAAGGATAAAATTTCTAAACAATTTATCCATTTGATcggaataaaataatttaaataaacaaGAAATTTTGAACCATGCTTGACTAGAGTTTTCTTTTGTGTGTTAGTAAAGTAAGGTTCACGATATGGTAGCAAGTAATAATAATTGgaaccaaacaaaaaaaagagtGATGGGATGAGTACTTTGCTTACACTTTTCAAGCTCGTTCGGTCCATGGGATAAGAGataattaatcttaaaattaactttataataaatttatattatatttagttgaaataaaatacatgtgataactcattttaaaattataatgttatttttattctattttataagtGAAATAACTAATCTCGAATAATTTATTTCCAATCAAACACTCCTtcaattttattactattatttttttttggaaaactaTCGAATGTCAATTTATTGACAGCTAGTAAATGGATAGCTATGAAGGGgaaatttttttggaattttatgacattattgatatgatatttttgcttattatttGTACTGTTGTTGTACGTGTTCATGAATATGGATAGTGTTAATGAAATCAAATAGGaataagcaaaagaaaaataagatgaacacACACAGTTCTATATAGAAATTTTTGACGGAAAAAATTATGGATAAAGGAGAAGAAATTCACTATATCGGAGAGAAATTTAAGGAGGAGCTCAATAAAACACGAGAACTGTCATTTTAAAACCAATGTCACACTTATATAATAGGTGCGTACCAAAAAACTCTAAACCCAAAAATATACAGGTTCATACCGCAGGGGCTTTGGCCCCGCACCTCCAATGAATCGGCccaatccctacgctaccaccacagacccccgAAAAAATCTCAAACATTGATCACACCACGATTTTTTCTGGGCCGAATCAACAAAATTCGAGTCACAAACTCTAACAGATATTAAGCCTAACATTAACGAGTTCAACTTCGAGTTCATTGGTCAAACGATTACTCAATTAATAAATTACGTATAATACTAaaatcattttcttatttttatttcaagaatCGCAATAAATGAATTTAATGACATACAGTAATGGCCTAAagaaattatatatctcattaaagaaaatttcaaaactttgtGGTCCAAGAATAACGTTCCAAAATCCAATCCATCATATATACTTTAATTTCTcttctaccttttttttttgttaaggaGGACAAGAAGTGATGGTccaaaagaaaagatgaaatgaCAATTTAGTGAAAATTTAACTtgacaaaattcaaaatttgaaagtaAAAATTATGCAAATGAGCATTATATATTAATCACTTCTTTATAATTGGTGCAAACTTTATAACCATAGTGTAATCACCAGGGgcgaataattatttttttccatccGGTGTTCGGTGTCCGCATTGGAGCTCCAATTAATCTGGATCGCATGTTACAAGGCTCATTAAGGTGACAGCGCTTCCAATAggattttctccatacccagggtcgaaccctcgacctctgattatGGGTGAAACaacctcatccactgcaccacaaccatGTTGATGGGGCGAATAAATTTTTACTAGTGATTTTGCATAGATCGTATAAgaagtttcaattaattataggaaaaaatacataaagtagtacacttaattattaaattacaaaaaataataatacttttatcaaattacattttatagcatatatatttgtatttttgtagcaacaatttacaaaaatacaaaatacatatcgatcgggcagtaaaaatcatacgCATTTACATTTTTGttgcaacagtttgcaaaaatacaaaatacaacttgctatattatgtaattatgaaattgttgttatgaaatttataattaaaaggaTAAATATGCTATTCCTGAATTTTACCTTTAATTATATTagtctaaaatataaagaaaatacatCACAGCTGTTAACAATTAATGATTTATGAACAAATTAAATCAATGCAGGCTGTAAAACAGATAAAGATCTATTTTTTGTCCACTTGAAATTGTTTAAAATGGTCAAAAAAGCTACAAGCAAGGTCCCTTTATTTCCTATTTAGATTTTTGGATTGTTTGTACAGTTGTTGAACTAGGTTTTATGAAGAATTAATGTAACATAGATttagatatatataattatattaatttatagtGTTGTACAAAGTACAAATAAGACACTGACAAAGAGCTTCTCCTTATTTTCTgaacaaattaaattttatataaaaggattttacttgaattatattCTAACAATTAGTTCCTCTTCTTAAGGAAAACtattcttttaataataattattaaacaGAATTAGAGACGAATTTTGTTATTTAACAACGTAAACTATTTGTTACttttatccaaaaaaagaaaactatatgtTGGTAATTCCTTTTATAGTTTAGTAGTAACCTTGGTCTTTAACGTTAATGATTAATCTACAAGATAAGTATTCAGTACCACTCAAATCATGGTCAAAGTTTCTACGACACACTCTAGCATcacgagggtcctattacccgCTAACTCAAATTTaatgtatttttgtcaccctttttatGCTGCCATGACACTTTTATTACATGGAATTCACGTCAAAAGTGTCAtatcagctaaaaagattgacaaaaggtgtcacgtcagctaaaaatgATGACAAAAAAATGCTAAATTTAGTTCTGAGAGTAATAGGATCTCCATGAAGTGAAGTGGactgtgtcgtagcaaatttgatccTAGTTCAAGGATACTAGATGTTTTACTCTTAATCTACTGTTGGATAGcttgtaattaataaaaaaaattgtaagctATTGTCGTTAAGCGATTAATTTTTGAACTAATTCTTTGTTgtaagtaatttttttataataataacaatatattcagtgtaattctataatatatatagaagAGGTAGTAGTCTAATCttttcaatctttaaaaattGTGTTATATTCAGTGTaattctataatatatatatatatatatatgaggtaGTAATCTAATCttttcaatctttaaaaattGTGTTACTTTCATTTCACAGTCCTTTTTCCTAGCAAGTAGCAAATGGGTAAAATGACAGCATATTGCCAGTAGCTAAAGTTGTTGGCCTTATCAACAAGAAGAAGGTCATATGAAACATGCTAACAAATTAAACCAATTGCTATAGCTTGctctaattaatataataaagtaaatttctTTTATCTAGTGTTCGATAATCACATTGAAGTCCAACTAGTTTGAATTACACTGCATAGGATCTATTTAGGAGAAAACgctctttatcaaaaaaaaaaaattaatattcagcTCAAATCCATGACATTTGATTATGAAAGGAACTATCATCTGTACCACATTctttgatgatgataataaattacatttaataaattattactgATCATCTGCTTGTCATGTTGTTTGATTTATTATACCTTTGTCAGTACAATTGATCTGGTTGGCTTCCACTCACATAGTCCAATCATACAATAGAGCTAAGGTAAAGGCCTAAAGAGGACCATACCAAAATTTTTTGGAGAATAGAATCATTGTTGGAAACTTTATCTCTAGTTCTTGAGcacagcccccccccccccccgcccagCCTCCCCCATTCCCCCACCCCCACACTcactttttcatttgtttttactttttaactttttttcttgaGTAATAGCGTTTAATTCAGTTTATGTGTGTCTTAATTATTTTATCGTGATACATATTACTTTTTAGTTGTACAAATAAAggtgaaattaaatttttactaCGAGATTCAAAAGTCATTAAGAAGCCGAACAGATACAATAACTACTTTATATatgtaaagaatattttttttattatcttacaTATATAACAAAACTTTTTGAGGAAGGAGATTCAAATAAACGTTGATGCCCCTAGCTCCAATCAAAGCATAGACATTAGAGTAATTTTGTCCGTCAAGGCTATGAAAAATTAGAAACGATCACCCAgcgttttttcttttttttttttttcttgttttataatcGTGATGTCTCTTGACTAAATTTATGGATATCTGCCACCTCTCACATCAACAACGAGTATCAGGTTACTCTGTTCATCAAGGCTAACacatgggaagaaatcacctagtgtttatCGTTTTCTTTCTTCTGGTATAAATTGAACCCCAATGTTATCCATTTCATTGACCGCTAGACCACACCTTGAATTGTCTTAATTATTCTtaacaaataccaaaatattcTAAACCATCCAATGCCAAAACAAAAAAGGCTCCAGCTCTTATGCTATGCCAAGCTGGCACCAGTTGTTGCCTAtgcacccccacccccaacccacCAAAAACTCTATTAAGTTCACAAGTTTTTTGCCCTTCTCTTTATAGCTCTTAGCTCCTTCTACTCACTATAAATACTTGCCCCCTTCAAATCCCTTTCCACACACAATCAAAAACATAAAACATTATTCAAAGTTCATTTAAAATTTTAGCTAAATGGGGCTCTCAAGAACTTTCTTGATTTTATCACTTGTCTTTAGTTCTTGCATGGTTACTTATGGTGgcaatttttttcaagaatttgacttaACATGGGGTGGCAATAGAGCCAAGATTTTCAATGGTGGCCAACTTTTATCCCTGTCTTTGGACAAAGTTTCTGGCTCTGGTTTTCAATCAAAAAAACAACATCTATTTGGAAGAATTGATATGCAAATCAAACTTGTTGCTGGAAACTCTGCTGGCACTGTTACTACATACTACGTAAGTACAGTTAATTTCGCGTATCGTTACTCAACTTTACCACTATAACattaaaattagaatttaaaaaaaataaattattttactatttttgacaATAGTAGTGTAGATAAAAGAATGTTTGTGAAAGCTACTAATTGTTgttcaatttcttttcaaataagtCATGTGATTTTTATTAAATGTTTCATAAGGTAGGAAGCTATTATATTGTTCATAAATCACATGTaacttgtttaatttttcatgtagaAATAACCACAAATATGCCTAGTGTATATATACATGGTCTTATGTAACAACTTGGTTAGTACTCATGTGACTATTTTTTATGTGGccaagattttttcttttttatgtgttATAATAGCTTCTTGATTCTCCTATTCCTTTACCTTTTATTTTGATTCCTCAAGCATATTACATGTCAAACTTTACAAGTTGTCAAATACTTCTTTCTCATAATATTAATTTAGACACATCTTAATTTAGTCTAAGTCTAATTAAGTTTACTTaccaaagaatataaaaatattcaCACAATCATATCACTAGTTGTTAAGTAGTTATACTTACATTTTTTAAACTATACTGATACTATAAAGATTCTTCATACTATCAATATGTATAACATGAATCATTTGGGCTCTTCTGAAATACTATCGCACTTATATTTAATCCTTCAAAATACATAACTTTTAGATGATCTGACACGCATTTGTCGATATTTTTACAGTTATCTTCACAAGGGCCCACTCATGATGAAATTGACTTTGAATTTCTGGGAAATGTTACTGGTGAACCTTATATTCTCCACACAAACATCTATGCCCAAGGCAAGGGAAACAAAGAGCAACAATTCTACCTATGGTTTGACCCTACTAAGAACTTCCACACCTACTCAATCATTTGGAAACCACAACACATCATGTAAGTAAATTCCTTAACATTATAATAATTCTCTACTATGtataaataactaattaattaataaaaggaaaaaaaacctCTAGTATATATGCTTTGGAGAACAAGGGAATTAGTCATTTGATCAATTAATTTTATCTACTATAACTATAgagttattaaattattttcttataaagTGACATACTTTGCCCATTATAACAATAAAGTCGCAAAACTATCAAACTTGCCTATTATTTCAACTTTgaagttgatatatatataattcgAAGTTGTGCAAAATAGGTCTAAGAGTTTTTTTACAAGATTTcactcaaaattatttttttttcaaatatcaatCGTTTCATGTATGAACGCCTACTTATAGTGAATTGCTCAAGAAATATAGCTGAACTTCACCTActacaataataaatttataaaaaaactaattattctTTGTCGCATTAAAGTAACTGAActttacacaaaaacacaaaatttccttATGATAGTAacatttttttcatgtttaattttatttatttcagatttttgGTGGACAACACACCAATAAGAGTTTACAAGAATGCTGAATCAATTGGTGTACCATTTCCCAAGAATCAGCCAATGAAATTGTACTCGAGTCTTTGGAATGCTGATGATTGGGCCACGAGAGGAGGCCTAGTAAAAACTGATTGGGCCAAAGCCCCATTTACAGCCTACTATAGAAATTATATGGCCCAAAGCTTTAGCCCAGCACAATTTAATGATCAAAAATGGCAAAATCAAGAACTTGATGCTGATGGTAGAAGAAGACTTAGATGGGTTCAaaagaatttcatgatttataattattGTACTGATTTTAAGAGGTTTCCTCAAGGTTTTCCTCCAGAATGTAGAAAGTTTTAAGTGGGATATGTAGTTGGTTTGTTTGTGAAATTCTTTCATGTGATTGTGGTTTTATATGGATAGATTATGGTcaaccaaaaataatttaatgtaatttttgtttgttttggtttGTATGTTATGCGAAGCTAGTGGTTTAtcttctatatataaaataatttatttgatatgCTTCCTGGTACTTGTAATATTAGTAATCTCTTCCCATGGCCCCTCCCCTCTATCCTGGAAATAGTGTTCACAGATTATTTTTTGACTGTTCATTTAAAATACTCGATGTCCtaagatttaaaaattatataattgaaaGCAGCCATTTGTGAATTTTTCTCTAATCGGACCCCCAAAGACCAAAAATAAAGGCAacaggaaaacaaaaaaaatattagagagaAACTACTTGAGAATCTGTTTCAAGTGGCAGTGGCGAAGCCAGAAATTTGTCAAAAGGATAAGCAACATTAAGGAGTTGAGCCTTGGATTGACTGTAAAGTTGTTGTTATGTGATCAGGTCATAGGTTCAATTTCTTGCGATTCAACCCTTTTCCGAACTCCACgcatagcggaagctttagtgTACCAAGCTACCCTTTTGTGTGCAACATTAAATATATTCATAATAACTGATATTTAATCTATGCACAACATAATTTCCGAGCAAAGAGAGTGCACCGGGCCACCCTTCACCTAAAGTGGCTCCACCCATGTTAATTCAAGGGTACCAACTACATTATACCCTTTGGCATGGGTATCAAAAGATATTATTCTCAAAGGCATTGTGATTACAATTATTTCAAACTACTGGTTAATGAGAATATTAGTACTCCCAATAGAAAAATAATCAGTTTGCCTCACCAACCTTTCCCATGAAAGCCTCCATTAACCTTAATACTCCATTGATTATCTTAGATGTTCCTAAAAGCTCAATCATGGTGTTGGCCACCTTACCCACCTCGACTAATTTCATCGAGATACTTGCTATCACGGTCCAAAACAAGTATAGAATAACACCGCCCACCAACGCTTAGactgatggaaagaaatcacctagtgtttaaTGTAAATCAGTGAATACTTAGGACAAACACTCTCATACTTTCTGTAGGTCTAAGTCCTAATAATAGTCATGGAAGTAGCCAATATTGATGATGCTCACTTTCCCTCCAATAATACTTCAACAAAGCTGATATATAAAGAAACAATATAAGTTGCAAAAATCTACAAACATAACATTTAGACCATGGTAGTGGAAAGAAATTTTGCAAATATAAAGCAATCTCTTTGCAGTATGAGGACAGTAGAAGAATCAAGAGTATAGCTTCAACCATAAAAACATTTCTGAACTATGCCACCTATCTACAAAAGTCAAATTTGATAACACAAACAGGGAACTAGGCTCAGTGATGCTTCTTTCGGGTACGTTTTGTCCCTGCTTTGATGGCTTCATCCACAGGTTTTGAACTAGATGATTCGATCTTTGCAACAGCTTTTTCTTCAATATGAGTGGCAAATGTCACTCTTGGCCGGTACAAGGACTGCAGGTTATAATGTTGAATTAGTACATGTAATTGAAGAGGAATCAAACTGTCTTCTTTCATTGAAGTACTATAAGTAGGTTATGCTATAGTAGAACATTCAAATAGTTAATTACCGGGACTCTGCAGTGATAGTTGAGTTCATTGTTCATTTGGCTAAGGCGTTCTTTTGCTCGTTGTTCTGCTTCCAATGCTTTGGTACATGCTTCTTCAACCTCGAGCTGAAGTGAAACAATGTTGAATTAGATCATACTCTTGTAagttttacaacaacaacaaaaaacccaatatattcccacatagtggggtcagaggagggtagaatgtacgcaatccatatcaccacctccgaagaagtagagaagtGGTTTCCAATAAACCCCCAGCTCAGGACTCTAGTAAGTTTTGTGATCATAAATTGGATAACACGGAAGAAACATCTATTTTCTCCCAAAGAAGGCCAAACAAGAAAGTTTTTGAATATAAAGCCTAAGCTTTAAATACCTCAGCTACTATCAGGATCCTTCAATTAGGAGAGAATTAGATAACTTCTGAAAGTATTTGTGACACGAGCAGGTAAATAAATGGATGAACAGAAGGAAAAGTTAAAGCAGACAGAAAGTGCCACAGTTTTTGTAGTTAATCTAGTCTTTACCTGAGTAAGAGGGATAGGAGCAAGGTTGTTTTCACGACAAAGGTGTTTTTCCAAGAAAATCCGCATATCAGCCAACTCCTTCATCAATCCCAGAGAAACTTCTTCGGTGTCTTGCATCTGATTTCTAGAAAATTCAAAAGATCTCTCAGCGTGCAGGCGGAATGAtgcacagttcagacagttacaTAGACCTCTGCATCCCCTAGGATTTCGCTTTAGTATCCCTCTGTTGAGAACATCAGGATGAGTAATCAAATCATATGATGTTTCATTCTGAGTGGATTTCTGGTAACAAATAGCTGGTGCGAGACATTCATTTTTGTTCAGATTATCGACAACACTCATACAGTCACTTGGACTACCAATAGGCTCAGCTTGTGAGATTTCTTGTATGGACTCACATAGGGCTTTGGTGGGATCGCTACCATATCCCGTAAGATCTGATGGTTCAGTGGAAGAAGATGATTTGATCAAAGAAACCGTGTCTAGTCCTGCACTGTCTCCGTTGCTACCTGCCAGAAAAACCTTGCAGCTGCTTTCGTTACTGATAAGCTCAGTTACTGACATCTTAAGGAAAAGCTCCTTCTTTGGAGCCTCACTAGCATTTGCATGAATTCTTACCGTGCCAGTCATATTGTCAACAGAATTCCTATTTACTTCATTACAATCTGCCTTCCACGTCATGCGATCTCCTTCAGGACTAATAGGCTCAACTTTTGGATCTTCGATCCCATATTCACTTAGCAAATCTTCAAGACTCATAGGCAAGAGGTTCGGGATAGCTACTTTGTTTTCGCCAGCTGAACTTTCAGGACTTATATTGGAGCTTGGCAGAACTCCTGAAAAATTTGCTCCAGTATTAAAGGTATTAATCTCATTATCGAGACATTCTGGTTCCAACTTTTCTGTATTACttgtatcagtagactcagtttcGGATTTTCTTGTGATCTCAACGTTAAGTAATGCCTGGGAATCGGCAACGTCATCAGGAAACACTGAACTTGGCATCTTACAGAACGAATCAGAAGCAGAACTTGAAATTTCCGTGGAGATACAAGAATTTATGTAATCACTCACGTCATTGACTGAGGTGCAGTTCAGTTCCAGTAACTTTATGTCTTGTTCTTTGATTTCATCTTTCTTGGGAGAAGAATCTTTGTTAGTAGGAACTTCTTTACTCACGGACATTGAAGGTCGGTTGCATTCCAAGTCCCTCCAAAATTTAGGTAATCCGTTTTCACTTGAAGCACCTGCTAAGAAACATGAAAACCATGGTCAGTTTGCAAGCATTTGTTTATTCATGGGATCCATTTAAAATGCACATAATATATGCACCTAAAGAATTAGAAATCTTGACTTACCTGGATCATTTTTTGCAACGTCCATCAGATATGGGAGCAGTCTTCTGTAGCTAACAGAGCTTGCAGCTTTGAACACCTTCTTCAGCTTAGAGCAAGGATTTAAAGCCTGTAAAAAcaattcatataaaataagagAGGGCAGTTCACTTGTTTTCTCGAAAAAAAAGCAGTTCAGAGTTTGACTGCTATTTACCAATTTGTTTCTCGGGGCATTGCCATTTGTCCCAGGAGTCAAACTAGACCTCTTCACTGTGCAACCATTTCTACTATCAGAGGAATGACCTACAAATTTCTTCTCCATCTGCTGAGCATTATGCTCTACGCTGACGCCCAAGTCACTCATGTTAGCCTTTAAGAGAATGTCAGCATCAGGTGGTGTTGCCTGGACAGATACTTCCAATACCTCGGGATCAAGTCCATCCCCATTGGCAAACACCTGAGGCTCTACCTGAGTCTGGCTCAAAACATCAGGGACATCATTGAGATCTTGCGGGTTGCATGACACATTCACCTCAATTTTCTGACCTTCAACAACACTCCCTAGTGTCTTGGTGACATCAGAATTTGTACCTACATGTTTGTCTACAGAAGCAAAACCATTACTAGTTGTTGATCTTAGATGAGGTTTCAGATAACTCAAAGTTGTATCATTGGACTTGGACGATGTATCACGTGTCTCAATTTCTGAAGCACCTATAGAAAAAGAGACATTGCCTTAACTCCAGTTACAATGAGAACTCcgaaaaattgaaaagtttaacactcataatcatcatttgaactcgaaaaaaacaaaatttagaAATGTACCAGAATACTCTCTAGCAGCATCCATCAAATATGGCAGCAATCTTCTGTAGCTATATGAGCTTGGAGCTACGAACACCTTCCTACGCAAACTCGAATTCACAGCCTAGACAAAAataaatctaagaatgaaaactTCCTTGATCTgatttatcaaccaaacaaaaAGATCCCCTATACATCCTACTTAAATACCAAGTAGCCAAAATCAATATGTAAATAACTAAAGAATTTTTTACAATGGATACTTTTATATAAAGTAGACCACACAAAGATGCACCATCAACACTCATAGTGATGCCCTTTGCTGACCCTACTTGTTCGGGATGCTTTGTGCAGCGGGCTGCACTTTTACACAAAGATGCACCATTTGATACTATACAAGTGGTGGATGTTCTGTGAAGTCGACGCGACATACAAATGGTTGCTATCCCAAGCAGATTCAAACTCACAGTGCAATGAAAACCTTAAACACAAAATTCCTTAATCTAATTGACTAATAAAACAATACATAGCCATGCTAGGTACCCAAAATAGTCTTAATATACTCAGttcatttcattttacttgtccatTTTAGCAAAAATAGAGTTTTGTTAAGAGATGTATCAAGTCAATAAGGATCAAGTAatataaaacggagggagtaataaatacTCAAATAACAATGTTGTAGTAGATACTGGCTCAAGATTTCTCAGAAAATCATACAACTGTCATAAAAATTAAAGCTTGCAATC encodes the following:
- the LOC107864353 gene encoding xyloglucan endotransglucosylase protein 1, translating into MGLSRTFLILSLVFSSCMVTYGGNFFQEFDLTWGGNRAKIFNGGQLLSLSLDKVSGSGFQSKKQHLFGRIDMQIKLVAGNSAGTVTTYYLSSQGPTHDEIDFEFLGNVTGEPYILHTNIYAQGKGNKEQQFYLWFDPTKNFHTYSIIWKPQHIIFLVDNTPIRVYKNAESIGVPFPKNQPMKLYSSLWNADDWATRGGLVKTDWAKAPFTAYYRNYMAQSFSPAQFNDQKWQNQELDADGRRRLRWVQKNFMIYNYCTDFKRFPQGFPPECRKF